In Athene noctua unplaced genomic scaffold, bAthNoc1.hap1.1 HAP1_HAP1_scaffold_130, whole genome shotgun sequence, one genomic interval encodes:
- the LOC141955181 gene encoding zinc fingers and homeoboxes protein 1-like translates to MLACPQLPRLKLGHSTSPPAQTPETGSQPDAALRPGLPLLLLRSAGSPLEGQQHPGCHRRRFQPVPQPALPSSPCSGGEHEAFSGRLPQAHYRQQDFEKALCEYSNCLLLLPPSNIAMRQDVQEGQARCLCRLGRHKEALDIAEKMRSSATNTDHLTMVLNLQFSIYQGLENVEKKITCLQQLICLHPFNPWYWKLLAEVYMSLLQSLSSSVIPETNINQSEEVIVRGGSFKTSTGREINLQPHRSDSQKEDAWSGLATETKSENAVTCSSSQAVKEFLCASEELERMDEGEHTASESWEQNMSKKVGIKACASFIRARLLLQLTRLQQSSFALENNIEGQKEIDDKVARLGFGENSLLLMIKEFSSGKIV, encoded by the exons ATGCTAGCCTGCCCCCAGTTACCGAGGTTGAAGCTGGGTCACAGCACCTCACCACCAGC GCAAACGCCAGAAACGGGGAGTCAGCCAGACGCTGCCCTGAGGCCGggccttcctctgctcttgcttcGCTCGGCGGGCTCGCCCCTGGAAGGCCAGCAGCACCCGGGCTGCCACCGCCGCCGTTTCCAGCCAGTGCCCCAGCCggctctcccctccagcccatgCAGCGGGGGAGAGCATGAGGCCTTCTCAGGGCGCCTGCCCCAGGCACACTACCGGCAGCAGGACTTTGAG AAAGCCCTGTGTGAATATTCAAACTGCTTACTACTCTTACCTCCCAGTAACATTGCAATGAGACAAGATGTCCAAGAGGGCCAGGCTCGGTGTTTATGTCGCTTAGGAAGGCATAAGGAGGCTCTGGATATTGcagaaaaaat gAGAAGCAGTGCTACTAACACAGATCACTTAACAATGGTTCTCaacctgcagttttccatttaccagggtctggaaaatgtagaaaaaaagatcacatgcCTGCAGCAACTGATCTGCTTACATCCTTTCAACCCTTGGTACTGGAAGTTACTTGCTGAAGTTTATATGAGCCTTTTACAGAGCTTGTCTTCATCAGTCAttccagaaacaaatataaatcagTCTGAAGAGGTTATTGTAAGGGGTGGTAGTTTCAAAACATCGACTGGAAGAGAGATTAATTTGCAGCCTCACAGATCAGACAGCCAGAAAGAAGACGCTTGGTCCGGCCTTGCTACAGAAACCAAGAGTGAGAATGCAGTGACTtgtagcagcagccaggctgtaaaAGAATTCCTCTGCGCTTCAGAAGAACTGGAAAGGATGGACGAAGGGGAACACACAGCCTCTGAGTCCTGGGAGCAGAACATGTCGAAGAAAGTTGGGATAAAGGCATGTGCCTCATTTATTAGAGCAAG gcttttaCTTCAGCTTACTCGGTTACAGCAGTCATCCTTTGCGTTAGAAAATAACATAGAAGGTCAAAAAGAAATTGATGACAAAGTGGCACGACTTGGTTTCGgtgaaaactccttgctgttgaTGATCAAG